One Desulfobulbus propionicus DSM 2032 DNA segment encodes these proteins:
- a CDS encoding DctP family TRAP transporter solute-binding subunit: MLTISAMLCAVPAFAEPIVIKFSHVVAVDTPKGNAAEFFKKRAEELTQGKVKVEVYPNSQLYKDKEEMEALQLGAVQMLAPSLAKFGPLGVKDFEVFDLPFIFNGYEDLHKVTTGPVGRQLLDKLEPKGIKGLAYWDNGFKSFSANTPIKTPGDLKGKKLRIQSSKVLEEQMRALKAIPQVMPFSEVYQALQTGVVDGTENPISNFYTQKMHEVQKYMTITDHGYLGYAVIVNKKFWEELPADIRSQLETAMNEATVYANKIAKESNDKDLESVKASGKTEVTVLTPEERAAFKKVLVPVHDKMASRIGKETVDAVQKAVGFTK; encoded by the coding sequence ATGTTGACGATTTCAGCCATGTTATGCGCCGTTCCGGCATTTGCCGAACCGATCGTCATAAAATTCAGCCACGTGGTCGCGGTTGACACACCCAAGGGCAACGCCGCAGAGTTCTTCAAGAAACGGGCGGAGGAACTCACCCAGGGCAAGGTGAAAGTCGAGGTCTATCCGAACAGTCAGTTGTACAAAGACAAAGAGGAGATGGAGGCCCTGCAACTCGGCGCCGTCCAGATGTTGGCTCCTTCGTTGGCTAAATTCGGCCCCTTGGGCGTGAAGGATTTCGAGGTTTTTGATCTGCCCTTTATCTTCAATGGGTACGAGGATCTCCACAAGGTCACCACCGGTCCGGTTGGCCGGCAGTTGCTGGACAAGCTGGAACCCAAGGGGATCAAGGGACTGGCCTACTGGGACAATGGGTTTAAATCGTTTTCCGCCAATACCCCCATCAAAACCCCCGGGGATCTGAAAGGTAAAAAGCTCCGCATCCAGTCCTCCAAGGTGCTTGAAGAGCAGATGCGTGCCTTGAAGGCGATTCCGCAGGTTATGCCCTTTTCCGAGGTCTATCAGGCCCTCCAGACTGGGGTTGTCGATGGCACCGAGAACCCGATCTCCAATTTTTACACCCAGAAAATGCACGAAGTGCAGAAGTATATGACCATCACCGACCACGGTTATCTGGGATACGCGGTGATCGTCAACAAGAAATTCTGGGAAGAGTTGCCGGCCGATATTCGCAGCCAGTTGGAGACAGCGATGAATGAGGCGACCGTGTATGCCAACAAGATCGCCAAGGAATCCAACGACAAGGATCTTGAGTCGGTCAAGGCTTCAGGCAAGACCGAAGTGACCGTGTTGACTCCGGAAGAGCGCGCAGCCTTCAAGAAGGTGCTGGTTCCGGTGCACGATAAAATGGCCAGCCGAATCGGCAAGGAGACCGTTGATGCCGTCCAGAAGGCGGTTGGGTTCACCAAATAG
- a CDS encoding TRAP transporter small permease, which translates to MKFLNHLEEWLITFLMGGATLIIFLAVAHRYVAGWPIPVVQDWLLGLNFGWAQELCIIMFVWMAKFGAAYGVRTGIHVGVDVLINQMERSTRGKFIVFGLFAGALFTSIVTVLGGTFIWDNGMHYAVFNLLGLETGSLPEGPTTPDLEWPTWVVYSAVPFGSALMCFRFLQVMVSFIRTGELPHHDHGHVDGIEEEQKPLEGKRLELRVVLQDEKGEGGSKATHGKEDAQ; encoded by the coding sequence ATGAAATTCTTAAATCACCTTGAGGAATGGCTCATTACCTTCCTCATGGGAGGGGCGACCCTGATCATCTTTCTTGCCGTGGCGCACCGCTATGTCGCTGGCTGGCCCATTCCAGTGGTGCAGGACTGGCTGCTGGGGCTCAATTTCGGCTGGGCCCAGGAGCTGTGCATCATCATGTTCGTGTGGATGGCCAAGTTCGGCGCCGCCTACGGTGTCCGGACCGGCATCCATGTGGGGGTCGATGTGCTCATCAATCAGATGGAACGGTCGACCCGGGGCAAGTTCATCGTCTTCGGCTTGTTCGCCGGTGCCTTGTTCACCTCCATCGTCACGGTGCTGGGCGGAACCTTCATCTGGGACAACGGCATGCACTATGCCGTCTTCAACCTGCTTGGCTTGGAAACCGGCAGCCTGCCGGAAGGCCCGACCACCCCGGACCTCGAATGGCCGACTTGGGTGGTCTACAGCGCGGTACCTTTTGGGTCGGCGCTGATGTGTTTCCGCTTCCTGCAGGTCATGGTCAGTTTCATCAGGACCGGTGAGCTGCCGCACCACGACCACGGGCATGTGGACGGTATTGAGGAAGAGCAGAAACCGTTGGAGGGTAAGCGGCTGGAGCTGCGGGTTGTCCTTCAGGATGAGAAAGGTGAAGGCGGCTCCAAGGCCACCCACGGCAAGGAGGATGCACAATGA
- a CDS encoding pyruvate carboxylase subunit B yields the protein MSDQVKMTAMNYATDRPAAENPVKVMDLSLRDGHQSLFATRGRTEDMIPIAEMMDEIGFWAVETWGGATFDTMHRFLNEDPWERLRTLKRYIKKTPFSMLLRAQNLVGYRNYADDLATAFVERAAENGMDIFRTFDALNDYRNFETVVKQIKKSGKHFQGCICYSLTEPRLGGDVYDLKYYVDRAKALDDMGADSICIKDMAGLIAPYDAYAIVKAIKEVTKTPIHLHSHFTSGMASMSHLKAIEAGVDIVDTCMTPYAFRTAHPAIEPLVMALLGTNRDTGFDIKKLAAINEVLEKEVMPKYKHLMDDSKCSIIDINVLLHQTPGGMLSNLVNQLREMDALDKIDQVYKELPKVRKDLGQIPLVTPTSQIVGIQTVNNVLFDTPDERYKMITAQVKDLCYGLYGKTAVPINPELQKKALKGYPRGEEPITCRPAEVLEPELEKAKKEIGDLAKDIDDLVLYAIYPVTGKKFLEWKYGITPAPPEVKPLTLEDVKKRDELVAKAKAGKLIEPKPAAPEKTANVRTFNVFVDGEYFNVEVDPTGDFQPMVAAAPRPAAPAAAPKAAAPAAAAPAAAPKAAAPAAAAPAPAAVEGGTPLLAPMPGMIVKNLVNVGDAVKAGDPILVLEAMKMENNLGSPCDGTVKALNFGSGDSVAKDTVLAIIG from the coding sequence ATGAGCGACCAAGTGAAAATGACCGCCATGAATTATGCAACTGACCGGCCTGCTGCAGAAAATCCGGTCAAAGTTATGGACTTGAGCCTTCGTGACGGCCACCAGTCTCTGTTCGCCACCCGCGGGCGCACCGAGGACATGATTCCGATCGCGGAAATGATGGACGAGATCGGCTTCTGGGCAGTTGAGACCTGGGGTGGCGCCACCTTTGACACCATGCACCGCTTCCTCAACGAGGACCCGTGGGAGCGTCTCCGCACCCTGAAACGTTACATCAAGAAGACCCCCTTCTCCATGTTGCTGCGCGCGCAGAACCTGGTTGGATACCGTAACTATGCCGATGACTTGGCCACCGCCTTTGTTGAGCGCGCTGCCGAGAACGGTATGGATATCTTCCGGACCTTTGACGCCCTCAACGATTACCGTAACTTCGAGACCGTTGTTAAACAGATCAAGAAGAGCGGCAAGCACTTCCAGGGTTGTATTTGCTATTCGCTGACCGAACCGCGTCTGGGCGGGGATGTTTATGACCTGAAGTACTATGTCGACCGCGCCAAAGCGCTTGACGACATGGGCGCTGACTCCATCTGCATCAAGGACATGGCCGGTCTGATCGCCCCATACGACGCCTACGCCATCGTCAAGGCTATCAAGGAAGTCACCAAGACCCCGATCCACCTGCACAGCCACTTCACCTCTGGTATGGCGTCCATGAGTCATCTGAAGGCCATTGAGGCTGGCGTAGATATCGTTGACACCTGCATGACCCCGTACGCTTTCCGTACCGCCCATCCGGCCATCGAGCCGTTGGTCATGGCCCTGCTCGGCACCAACCGCGACACCGGTTTCGACATCAAGAAACTGGCCGCCATCAACGAGGTGCTAGAGAAAGAGGTTATGCCGAAATACAAGCACCTCATGGATGACTCCAAGTGCTCAATCATCGATATCAACGTTCTTCTCCATCAGACCCCGGGCGGCATGCTCTCCAACCTGGTCAACCAGTTGCGTGAGATGGATGCTCTGGACAAGATCGATCAGGTCTACAAAGAGCTGCCGAAAGTTCGGAAAGACCTCGGCCAGATTCCGCTGGTTACCCCGACCAGCCAGATCGTTGGCATCCAGACCGTGAACAACGTGCTGTTTGACACTCCTGATGAGCGCTACAAGATGATCACCGCCCAGGTCAAAGACCTGTGCTACGGTCTCTATGGTAAAACCGCTGTGCCGATCAACCCTGAACTGCAGAAGAAGGCTCTGAAAGGCTATCCGCGCGGTGAAGAGCCGATCACCTGCCGTCCGGCAGAGGTGCTTGAGCCCGAGTTGGAAAAGGCCAAGAAAGAGATTGGCGATCTCGCCAAGGATATCGATGACTTGGTACTCTACGCCATCTACCCGGTCACCGGGAAGAAGTTCCTTGAGTGGAAGTATGGCATTACCCCGGCACCGCCCGAAGTCAAGCCGCTCACCCTTGAGGATGTCAAGAAGCGTGATGAACTGGTGGCCAAGGCCAAGGCTGGCAAGCTCATCGAGCCCAAGCCCGCTGCTCCGGAGAAGACCGCTAACGTTCGGACCTTCAACGTCTTCGTCGACGGTGAGTATTTCAACGTTGAGGTCGACCCGACCGGTGACTTCCAGCCGATGGTCGCCGCTGCTCCGCGGCCTGCCGCACCTGCCGCTGCACCGAAAGCTGCTGCACCTGCCGCTGCTGCACCTGCTGCCGCGCCGAAGGCTGCTGCACCTGCCGCCGCCGCTCCGGCTCCAGCCGCTGTTGAGGGAGGAACCCCGCTGTTGGCCCCCATGCCCGGCATGATCGTCAAGAATCTGGTCAATGTTGGTGATGCGGTCAAAGCTGGCGACCCCATCCTCGTTCTTGAGGCCATGAAGATGGAGAACAATCTCGGTTCTCCGTGCGATGGTACTGTGAAGGCGCTTAATTTTGGCAGCGGTGACTCGGTTGCCAAGGATACCGTCCTGGCAATCATCGGATAA
- a CDS encoding sensor domain-containing diguanylate cyclase, with protein sequence MASASETVLNEVFSSKDLPTLPLIASKLLVLTAQEEATLTDIAGLIAQDMALSAKILRVANSSFYSFPQQIASINQAVSILGMNAVRSLVLSFSFLAMGNKKRQTLFDFERFWERSLVEAVGARLILDQVANSDPEEAFTCGLLQNIGQLIYAVTLPAQYDDVLQKARIINDAGNVTSVHDEERLEQEALGISHAELGYEIAKSWGFPENLLFPIKFHHQPLAYRGGNHRCKQNIRAAYLAGLLSNIFYSDEPERYHKQFRTEAKQLLGLKVLSINTVLKTIDGGIDQSARYFGIKINPVKSVAEILQEANLRLSLINLSYEEMNRELIKSKMELERLTEELSQKNRLLENLANIDGLTEVSNHRFFQHFLDSEINRAIRNDRPLSLLLADIDHFKKFNDTYGHQTGDFILKEFCRITKEVIREYDLLARYGGEEFAYVLPETSQEEAQIVAEKLRKTVEEVTFDDGRQSYHVTISIGVATARPGVEDFSKNDFIGAADEALYEAKNGGRNRIALYTPKKKKKWSLFK encoded by the coding sequence ATGGCATCCGCTTCAGAAACTGTCCTGAATGAGGTTTTTTCTTCCAAAGATCTGCCGACGTTGCCTCTTATTGCCAGCAAGCTTCTGGTGCTGACTGCGCAGGAGGAAGCCACCCTTACCGATATCGCCGGCCTCATTGCCCAGGACATGGCTTTGTCCGCCAAGATTCTCCGGGTGGCGAACTCGTCGTTTTACAGTTTCCCCCAACAGATCGCCTCGATCAATCAGGCGGTATCCATTCTTGGCATGAATGCCGTCCGCAGCCTGGTACTCAGTTTTTCCTTTTTGGCCATGGGGAATAAAAAACGTCAGACGCTGTTTGATTTTGAACGGTTTTGGGAGCGATCCCTGGTTGAGGCGGTCGGCGCACGATTGATCCTTGATCAAGTGGCCAACAGTGATCCCGAGGAGGCCTTCACTTGCGGTCTTCTCCAAAATATCGGGCAATTGATCTATGCCGTCACCCTGCCGGCCCAATACGACGACGTCTTGCAAAAGGCTCGCATCATCAACGATGCAGGCAACGTTACTTCGGTCCACGATGAAGAGCGATTGGAACAAGAGGCTCTCGGCATCTCTCATGCCGAACTCGGCTACGAGATCGCCAAAAGCTGGGGTTTCCCAGAAAATCTTCTTTTCCCGATCAAGTTCCATCATCAGCCGTTGGCGTATCGGGGCGGGAATCATCGATGCAAGCAAAACATACGGGCCGCCTACCTCGCCGGCCTTCTCTCCAACATCTTTTATTCCGATGAACCGGAACGATACCACAAGCAATTCCGCACCGAAGCCAAGCAACTGCTCGGCCTTAAAGTGTTGAGCATCAATACTGTCCTCAAAACGATTGACGGCGGGATTGATCAATCGGCACGCTACTTTGGAATTAAAATCAATCCGGTTAAATCGGTGGCGGAAATCCTCCAGGAAGCGAACCTGCGGCTCAGCCTGATCAATCTATCCTACGAAGAAATGAATCGGGAATTGATCAAATCCAAGATGGAACTGGAACGGCTTACCGAGGAACTATCGCAAAAAAACAGATTGCTTGAAAATCTTGCCAACATTGATGGGTTGACAGAAGTCAGCAATCATCGTTTTTTTCAGCATTTTCTCGATTCGGAAATCAACCGGGCCATTCGAAACGATCGGCCTCTTTCGCTGCTCCTTGCCGATATCGATCATTTCAAGAAATTCAATGACACCTATGGCCATCAAACCGGTGATTTTATCCTCAAGGAGTTCTGTCGAATAACCAAAGAAGTGATACGGGAGTATGATTTACTTGCCCGGTATGGAGGCGAAGAATTTGCTTATGTTCTTCCTGAAACATCTCAGGAGGAAGCCCAGATTGTCGCTGAAAAACTGCGAAAAACGGTTGAGGAGGTTACTTTTGACGATGGGAGGCAATCTTACCATGTCACCATCAGCATTGGCGTTGCCACTGCGCGACCTGGAGTGGAGGATTTTTCCAAAAACGATTTTATCGGCGCCGCTGACGAAGCCCTCTACGAGGCCAAGAACGGTGGCCGCAATCGGATAGCCCTGTATACGCCCAAGAAAAAGAAGAAATGGTCTTTGTTCAAATAA
- a CDS encoding KamA family radical SAM protein, which translates to MPSRQPLSSTFITRPEQLAHALAIPLEPLQAVHAHYPLRISAYYLQLIKQHGLPLWKQAVPDLKELNDSSGLVDPLDEENLSPVPCLVHKYPDRALFLVCSECAMYCRFCTRKRKVGKPDMVINDQTIAAGLEYLARTPAITDVLVSGGDPFMLPLSRLEQILKALRAIPSVVTIRIGTRVPCTLPSRVTLRLAAMLKKYHPLYINTHFNHPAEITPEAALACGRLADAGIPLGCQTVLLRGVNDSPETIKMLMRQLLRIRVKPYYLFQADLTRGTSHFRTTIETGVDIMRQLIGHVSGMAVPTYALDAPGGGGKIPLTPHYINSLGKTLEFTTYRHLPCSYPNEIIP; encoded by the coding sequence ATGCCCAGCCGACAACCCCTCTCATCCACCTTCATCACCCGCCCCGAACAGCTCGCCCACGCCCTCGCCATACCGCTCGAGCCCCTACAGGCGGTACATGCTCACTATCCCCTGCGGATCAGCGCCTATTACCTGCAACTGATCAAACAGCACGGATTGCCCCTCTGGAAGCAGGCTGTTCCCGACCTCAAGGAGTTGAACGATTCATCCGGCCTGGTCGATCCCCTTGACGAGGAAAACCTGAGTCCCGTCCCCTGTCTGGTGCACAAGTATCCAGATCGCGCCTTGTTCCTCGTGTGCAGCGAATGCGCGATGTACTGTCGATTCTGCACCCGGAAGCGCAAGGTGGGTAAGCCGGACATGGTCATCAACGATCAGACCATTGCCGCTGGCCTGGAATATCTGGCTCGCACCCCGGCCATTACCGATGTCTTGGTTTCCGGCGGCGATCCGTTCATGCTGCCGCTCAGCCGCCTTGAACAGATACTCAAAGCCCTGCGGGCCATTCCTTCCGTTGTCACCATCCGTATTGGCACCAGGGTTCCCTGCACCTTGCCCAGCCGCGTGACCCTCCGGCTGGCCGCCATGCTGAAAAAATATCATCCGCTCTACATCAATACCCATTTCAATCATCCTGCGGAGATCACTCCAGAGGCCGCCCTGGCCTGCGGTCGACTGGCCGATGCCGGTATTCCGTTGGGATGCCAGACGGTTCTGTTACGAGGGGTCAACGACTCACCCGAGACCATCAAGATGTTGATGCGCCAGTTATTACGGATTCGCGTGAAACCCTACTATCTGTTTCAAGCCGATCTGACACGCGGAACCAGTCATTTCCGCACCACCATCGAGACCGGGGTGGATATCATGCGTCAGCTCATTGGCCATGTTTCCGGCATGGCCGTCCCGACCTACGCCTTGGATGCACCAGGCGGAGGCGGCAAAATCCCTCTCACCCCGCACTACATCAATAGCCTGGGAAAAACGCTGGAGTTTACCACCTACCGGCATCTTCCCTGCTCGTATCCCAACGAGATCATTCCCTGA
- the sucD gene encoding succinate--CoA ligase subunit alpha → MSVFVNKNTRLVVQGITGQEGQFHTRSCIAYGTNVVAGVTPGKGGQKMDDVPIFNSVKEAREKTGCNASMILVPPPFAADAIMEAADAGIELVVCITEGVPVLDMMRVKNYLATKTTRLIGPNCPGIITPGECKIGIMPGPMHKPGGPWGVVSRSGTLTYEAVHQLTQAGFGQTTCIGIGGDPINGTNFLDCLEAFAADPDTKAIVMIGEIGGNAEENACEWIKANTKKPVVGFIAGLTAPPGRRMGHAGAIVSGGKGTAEAKIEAMKASGVHHCANLGKLGELCKQVYKG, encoded by the coding sequence ATGAGCGTTTTCGTTAATAAAAATACCCGATTAGTTGTACAAGGCATCACCGGCCAAGAAGGCCAGTTCCATACCCGCTCCTGCATTGCCTACGGCACCAACGTGGTCGCCGGCGTCACCCCCGGCAAAGGCGGCCAGAAGATGGACGATGTCCCGATTTTCAATTCGGTCAAGGAAGCCCGTGAGAAAACAGGCTGCAACGCCTCCATGATTCTGGTGCCGCCGCCTTTTGCCGCTGACGCCATCATGGAAGCAGCCGACGCCGGCATCGAGCTGGTTGTCTGTATCACCGAAGGTGTACCGGTTCTCGACATGATGCGCGTCAAGAACTATCTGGCCACCAAAACCACCCGTTTGATCGGACCGAACTGCCCCGGTATCATCACCCCCGGTGAGTGCAAGATCGGCATCATGCCTGGACCGATGCACAAACCCGGCGGACCCTGGGGCGTCGTGTCCCGCTCTGGAACGCTCACCTACGAGGCCGTCCACCAACTGACCCAGGCTGGCTTCGGCCAGACCACCTGCATCGGTATCGGTGGCGATCCCATCAACGGCACCAACTTCCTCGATTGCCTCGAGGCTTTTGCTGCGGATCCGGACACCAAGGCCATCGTCATGATCGGTGAAATCGGCGGCAACGCGGAAGAAAACGCCTGCGAATGGATCAAGGCCAACACCAAAAAACCGGTTGTCGGTTTCATCGCCGGCTTGACCGCTCCTCCTGGCCGTCGCATGGGCCACGCCGGCGCTATTGTCAGTGGCGGCAAGGGAACTGCTGAGGCCAAGATCGAAGCCATGAAGGCCAGCGGTGTTCACCACTGCGCAAATCTTGGGAAATTGGGCGAGCTGTGCAAGCAAGTGTATAAAGGATGA
- the sucC gene encoding ADP-forming succinate--CoA ligase subunit beta yields the protein MKIHEYQAKELFRKFNVPTPKGKLALTSDEVEKIAEEFGYPVVVKAQVHAGGRGKGGGVKLAKTKADVKPVADSIIGMTLVTKQTGAQGKKVRKVLVEEGLNIKKELYLSIIPDRETATVAIVCSQDGGMDIEEVAAKTPERIITVNVSPITGFQPFHARKICFGLEIEKDLQKQMSALVKNLYELFMAYDCSMVEINPLIITAEGNILALDAKMDIDGNAMFRHPDVKEMRDIDEEDPVEAEAAQFGLNYINLDGNVGNIVNGAGLAMATMDIVKLAGASPANFLDVGGGANAEAIENGFRLIMKDPAVKGILINVFGGILRCDILAKGVVQAATKLKLSVPVVVRMEGTNVEEGRRILAESGLDLINAKDLADAAEKVAKIVS from the coding sequence ATGAAAATTCATGAGTATCAGGCCAAGGAACTATTCCGAAAATTCAACGTACCAACCCCTAAGGGAAAACTCGCCCTGACCTCCGACGAGGTGGAAAAAATCGCTGAAGAATTCGGCTATCCGGTCGTTGTCAAGGCCCAGGTGCATGCCGGCGGTCGTGGCAAGGGTGGTGGCGTTAAGCTGGCCAAGACAAAAGCCGACGTGAAACCTGTGGCCGATTCCATCATCGGCATGACCCTGGTCACCAAACAGACCGGCGCCCAAGGCAAGAAGGTGCGCAAGGTACTGGTTGAAGAAGGGCTGAATATCAAGAAAGAGCTCTATCTCTCCATTATTCCCGATCGTGAAACCGCCACCGTGGCCATCGTTTGCAGCCAGGACGGCGGCATGGACATCGAGGAAGTCGCTGCCAAGACCCCCGAGCGGATCATCACTGTCAATGTCAGCCCGATCACCGGTTTTCAACCCTTCCATGCCCGCAAAATTTGCTTCGGTCTTGAGATCGAGAAAGACCTGCAGAAGCAGATGTCAGCCCTGGTGAAAAATCTTTATGAACTGTTCATGGCATATGACTGCTCCATGGTCGAGATCAATCCGCTGATCATCACCGCCGAGGGCAACATCCTCGCCCTGGACGCCAAGATGGACATCGATGGCAACGCCATGTTCCGTCATCCCGATGTTAAGGAAATGCGCGATATCGATGAGGAAGATCCGGTCGAGGCAGAAGCAGCCCAGTTTGGCCTGAACTACATCAACCTCGACGGCAATGTCGGTAACATCGTCAACGGCGCCGGTCTGGCCATGGCCACCATGGACATCGTCAAACTGGCGGGTGCCTCTCCGGCCAACTTCCTGGATGTCGGTGGCGGTGCCAATGCTGAAGCTATTGAGAATGGTTTCCGCCTGATCATGAAGGATCCGGCTGTGAAGGGTATTTTGATTAACGTCTTCGGTGGTATCCTCCGTTGCGACATTCTGGCCAAAGGTGTTGTCCAGGCCGCCACCAAGCTGAAACTTTCCGTACCGGTTGTTGTCCGCATGGAAGGCACCAACGTGGAAGAAGGTCGGAGAATCCTCGCCGAGTCCGGACTTGACCTGATCAATGCCAAGGATCTGGCAGACGCAGCTGAGAAGGTAGCCAAGATCGTTTCCTGA
- a CDS encoding acyl-CoA carboxylase subunit beta: protein MSTKEKLEQLKQKRAKALLGGGQDKIDKIHSQGKYTARERIQLLLDPGTFEEYDAFKLHRCYNFGMEKIKFFGDGIVTGYGKLAGRPVYIYAQDFSVLAGSLSGTLAEKICKIMDLGMKNGIPVIGLNDSGGARIQEGIEALAGYTEIFTRNVLASGVVPQISGVFGPCAGGAVYSPALTDFIIQVKIQSYMFLTGPKVVKTVLNEDVTTEQLGGAAMHTTKSGVTDYAAENEDDAIQYIKDLMSYLPQNNLENPPDAPCDDPITRRSELLNDIIPDNPNAAYDMKKVITETADNGIFFEIKKNFAPNIVIGFARYGGKAIGIVANQPSYYAGVLDIDSSIKGARFIRFCDCFNIPILTFVDVPGFLPGTAQEFGGVIRNGAKMLYAYAESTVPKVTIITRKSYGGAYCAMSSKHLRTDINYSWPTGEIAVMGSKGAVEVLHAKGAKAAEDPRAFLAEKENEYNEQFSNPYCAAERGYIDDVIEPAETRYRIINAFESISGKRDTIPMKKHGNIPL, encoded by the coding sequence ATGAGCACAAAGGAAAAATTAGAGCAGCTAAAGCAAAAAAGGGCCAAAGCCTTGCTGGGCGGCGGTCAGGATAAAATCGACAAGATCCACTCCCAGGGCAAATATACCGCCCGTGAGCGTATTCAACTCCTCCTCGACCCAGGCACCTTCGAGGAATACGATGCTTTCAAGCTCCATCGCTGCTACAACTTCGGCATGGAAAAAATCAAGTTTTTCGGCGACGGTATCGTCACCGGATATGGCAAGCTGGCCGGCCGGCCGGTTTATATTTACGCGCAGGACTTTTCGGTCCTCGCCGGTTCTCTTTCCGGAACCTTGGCTGAAAAAATATGCAAAATCATGGATCTGGGCATGAAAAACGGCATTCCGGTCATCGGATTGAACGACTCCGGTGGCGCCCGTATCCAGGAAGGTATCGAGGCCCTGGCAGGATATACCGAAATCTTCACCCGTAATGTTCTCGCTTCGGGTGTTGTTCCCCAGATTTCCGGTGTTTTCGGACCCTGCGCCGGTGGCGCCGTTTACTCTCCTGCCCTGACCGACTTCATCATCCAGGTCAAGATCCAGTCCTACATGTTCCTGACAGGTCCCAAGGTCGTTAAGACTGTGTTAAACGAGGACGTCACCACCGAGCAGTTGGGTGGTGCGGCCATGCATACCACCAAGTCCGGCGTCACCGACTATGCTGCCGAGAACGAGGACGACGCCATTCAGTACATCAAGGATCTGATGAGCTATTTGCCGCAGAACAATCTGGAGAATCCTCCGGATGCCCCCTGCGACGATCCGATCACCCGCCGCTCCGAACTGCTCAACGACATCATTCCGGACAACCCGAATGCCGCCTACGACATGAAAAAGGTCATCACCGAGACGGCAGACAACGGTATCTTCTTTGAAATCAAGAAGAATTTCGCTCCGAACATCGTCATCGGTTTTGCCCGTTATGGTGGCAAGGCTATTGGCATCGTTGCCAACCAGCCGTCCTACTACGCCGGTGTTCTCGACATCGATTCCTCGATCAAAGGTGCCCGCTTCATCCGCTTCTGCGACTGCTTCAACATTCCGATCCTTACCTTCGTCGACGTCCCTGGCTTCCTGCCCGGCACTGCACAGGAATTCGGCGGCGTTATCCGCAACGGCGCCAAGATGCTGTATGCCTACGCCGAATCGACAGTGCCAAAGGTAACGATTATTACCCGTAAATCCTATGGCGGCGCCTACTGCGCTATGTCGTCCAAGCACCTGCGAACCGATATCAACTACTCCTGGCCGACCGGTGAAATCGCCGTTATGGGCTCCAAAGGCGCGGTCGAAGTCCTGCACGCCAAGGGCGCTAAAGCAGCAGAAGATCCCAGAGCGTTCCTGGCCGAAAAAGAAAACGAGTACAACGAGCAGTTCTCCAATCCATATTGTGCGGCCGAGCGTGGCTATATCGACGATGTCATTGAACCGGCCGAAACCAGGTACCGTATCATCAACGCGTTTGAGTCGATCTCTGGAAAGCGTGACACGATCCCGATGAAGAAACACGGCAATATCCCGCTGTAA
- a CDS encoding HpcH/HpaI aldolase/citrate lyase family protein: MKPRRSNLSVPGHMKKMHEKASQSAADVIMLDLEDSVPVDEKATARAQVIDSLRSLDWSHKTVTVRINSLDTPFAYRDLLEVAEHAGHVIDAIVIPKVNDGGDIFFADRLLTGIELSKDVHRPIGIEASIETAEGLRNASKIMRASKRVISLVFGIADYSASIGARLVSISGHGEKEEDLYPGHRWHFAISNMVMHAKAGGALAIDAPYGNFKDMEGLRRSAVMASALGCDGKWAIHPSQIDILNEVFTPSPEEIALAAKVMEANARAQSEGKGAIAVEGRMVDQATVRLATKLWEQAKFLNLV; this comes from the coding sequence ATGAAACCACGGCGTTCCAATTTGTCCGTTCCTGGCCACATGAAAAAAATGCATGAGAAAGCGAGCCAGAGCGCGGCTGATGTGATCATGCTGGATCTTGAAGACAGTGTCCCTGTTGATGAAAAGGCCACGGCCCGTGCGCAGGTGATCGATTCGCTGCGATCGTTGGACTGGTCGCATAAAACAGTGACCGTGCGGATCAATTCGCTGGATACACCTTTTGCTTATCGGGACTTGCTTGAAGTGGCGGAACATGCCGGACATGTAATTGACGCGATTGTCATTCCGAAAGTGAATGATGGGGGCGACATCTTTTTTGCCGACCGTTTGCTGACCGGCATTGAACTGTCCAAAGACGTTCATCGACCGATCGGCATAGAAGCCTCCATAGAAACTGCCGAAGGATTACGGAACGCCTCCAAAATCATGCGGGCTAGCAAAAGGGTGATCAGTCTGGTATTCGGCATCGCTGACTACTCGGCCTCCATAGGCGCGCGCCTTGTTTCCATTTCGGGTCACGGAGAAAAAGAGGAAGATCTCTATCCAGGTCATCGTTGGCATTTCGCCATCAGCAACATGGTCATGCACGCCAAGGCGGGTGGAGCGCTTGCCATCGATGCACCTTATGGTAATTTCAAGGATATGGAAGGATTGCGCCGATCAGCGGTCATGGCCAGCGCCTTAGGCTGCGACGGCAAGTGGGCAATTCATCCGTCACAGATCGATATTCTCAATGAGGTCTTCACTCCATCGCCAGAGGAAATCGCCTTGGCCGCCAAGGTCATGGAGGCAAATGCCCGGGCTCAATCGGAAGGCAAAGGGGCGATTGCCGTTGAGGGTCGTATGGTGGATCAGGCCACAGTCCGCTTAGCCACTAAACTCTGGGAGCAGGCCAAGTTTCTGAACCTTGTCTGA